The sequence CAAGCATGGTTTTAGCTACCTGCAAAGCCTCGTCTTCGGTCTTTACATGTTTTACCAGCATCCTGCCTGCAGGAAATAATGATACTTCAGCCTCTCCATGATCAAATATGATTATTTGTGGAGTGATGACTTTGGCCTTTAGGATCTTTCCTGCCCGCTTTAGATCGATTCCTGTAAATACATTGACTTCAAATGCTGTTTTACCGGAACACAGGCTTACTGATATTTTTCTGGACAACATTCTATTTATTCCTCAAATTACATTATATAGTATATTTGATAATAGTAAATTGTTATAGTATAATTTCTCTGGTTCGATCATGAAAACTTGGAAAATCTTCTTGAAATGTTTCATAATTCTTTTATTGATACTATTTGTGACCCCGCAAGCTTATGCAGAACAGAGGATTTATACTACATTGGTCGACGGTACCAGCATTTACTTATCCCCGGGTGAGACCTGGCCTTTTTATCAGGGATATTCATTTTCCCTTAAAAGTGTCACTGATGATAAAGGATGGGTGGTATTAAAACTTAATGATACAATAATAAAATCTGCGGTTTTACCACCTGGTGAGACCTTTTATTATAATGTTACACCACCTGATTCCAATGAACATGTCATCTTCAGCCTGACTGTTTCAGGGATATATTCTGGAGAAGATTCAGACATTGTTACTTTCTCTCCAGTATATCAATATAGTAACTTAGATCTCTCTTCAGCAACCCCTATTCCAACACAAGGTCCAGATAATTCAGATAATAATACAAATACATTTAATTCAACCACTAACCGTGCAGATTCCCCTGGATTCAATATCCTGGTTACAGTAATTATAATATGTATTTGCAGTATATTTATACGAAAATCAAGATAACAAAAAAAACATATTAAAAAATGGATAAAGGAATTTTAACAATGATACGACCGTATATCGAGATGTTACGCCCTGAGATCGCTGATATGGACCTGGCGCTTCCGGCAGCCAGTGCCCTGCTTGCAACCTATTATGTTACGGGTGGCCCACCAGATGTGTTGCCATTTGTCGTGGCTGTAGTAGGGGCATATTTCGCTATAACCAGTTCTTATGTATTAAATGATTATTGCGACGTGGATATTGATTGTATTAATCTTCCAAATCGTCCTCTTCCTTCATCACGGATTTCGCGGAAAAATGCACTTTCATATGCTGTCCTGCTGGCAGTGATAGGAGGGGCTGCTGCTTTTTATCTTAACCCTGAATCACTTTTGGTTTTTATTATTGCAGCATCAGTTATCACTTTTTATTCAATTATGGCAAAACGCACCACATTTTTAAGCTTTGTACCTGTGGGCATCTCATACGGGCTTGTTCCCATAGGTGTCTGGCTTGCTTTTGATCCGGCAGGAATTTTGAAACCAGGTATTGATCCTCAAATACTTCCATTACCTGGAATATTCCTGGGAATCATGATGTGTGTGACAGACTGGGGTTTTACCCTTAGCGGTGTGGCCAGGGACGTTGAGGGGGATAGGGCTAAAGGTGCACCCACCACACCTGTGACCTTCGGGATACCTGCCAC is a genomic window of Methanosarcinales archaeon containing:
- a CDS encoding UbiA family prenyltransferase; its protein translation is MDKGILTMIRPYIEMLRPEIADMDLALPAASALLATYYVTGGPPDVLPFVVAVVGAYFAITSSYVLNDYCDVDIDCINLPNRPLPSSRISRKNALSYAVLLAVIGGAAAFYLNPESLLVFIIAASVITFYSIMAKRTTFLSFVPVGISYGLVPIGVWLAFDPAGILKPGIDPQILPLPGIFLGIMMCVTDWGFTLSGVARDVEGDRAKGAPTTPVTFGIPATSKFIFVCWVIGVAASLVIGYTAALGPLYFAGALAGGAWILWQSLDFIRNPVPERGGKLFLQGSRYRGVMFGSLIVDVLLMILLKSAGYPFWNLAGL